One Chthoniobacterales bacterium genomic region harbors:
- a CDS encoding MarR family transcriptional regulator, translating to MPPPNISELGLVLFGTARAWRTRLDRRLRPLGLSQGKWRTLIHLSQGGNKLTQKEIAERMGIEGATLAGLLDRLENDGWVERRGSEEDRRCKTVHLQRRSKAVLDKIFNTAHDLRAELIENIPKPDLETCIRVLSKIRDKAERPANGARNGHSGLTKRNSLS from the coding sequence ATGCCGCCGCCCAATATCAGTGAACTCGGTCTCGTGCTCTTCGGCACCGCCCGGGCCTGGCGCACCAGGCTCGATCGGCGCCTGCGCCCGCTCGGCTTGAGCCAGGGCAAATGGCGAACCCTCATTCATCTCTCCCAGGGCGGGAATAAGCTCACCCAAAAGGAAATCGCGGAACGAATGGGAATTGAAGGCGCGACTCTCGCCGGTTTGCTCGACCGCCTGGAAAATGACGGCTGGGTCGAACGCCGCGGCTCGGAGGAAGATCGCCGCTGCAAAACCGTCCACCTGCAACGCCGTTCCAAGGCGGTCCTGGACAAGATTTTCAATACCGCCCACGATTTGCGGGCCGAACTGATCGAAAATATTCCGAAGCCTGATCTCGAGACCTGTATTAGAGTGCTCTCGAAAATCAGGGACAAGGCGGAACGGCCCGCGAATGGCGCGCGCAATGGTCACTCCGGCCTGACGAAACGAAACAGCTTGTCATGA
- a CDS encoding efflux RND transporter periplasmic adaptor subunit, with the protein MTTLAKGNLLARDAVGKLEHRFGRRKLYWGGGFILLVALLLTVRTVANRPKQKQPPGPRVVTTAKVITQDVPLYLDEIGSTAAYETVQIQAQVSGQIVSREFKDGADVKKGDLLFLIDPKPYEAALASAQADLALSQATFKRQEELKAKNVTASQEWDTAQANARRSEAAVAAAQVNLDRCYIKSPIDGRAGLRNVDIGNVVGPGGTTPLLTIMGMDPIYTDFTVAEPDLPLVRRYLNNPNLKVVTDAEEDNIEPRAGTLYFIDNAVQAGAGTVKLRGVTPNPDRALWPSQFVKVRLILDVLKDAKLIPSTAVQIGQNGPYVFVVKPDSTLELRQVKPGQRQSDLTVITDGVQMGEMVVTSGQLQLSPGMKVNPRPDESNSGEKPAGSSAGSAGH; encoded by the coding sequence ATGACGACCTTGGCCAAAGGCAATCTTCTCGCGCGCGACGCCGTGGGCAAACTCGAGCATCGTTTTGGCCGCCGGAAACTCTACTGGGGTGGGGGCTTCATCCTCCTGGTGGCGTTGCTCCTGACGGTGCGAACGGTTGCCAACCGGCCAAAACAAAAGCAGCCACCCGGGCCCCGCGTGGTGACGACGGCGAAAGTCATCACTCAGGACGTGCCGCTCTACCTGGACGAAATCGGCAGCACGGCCGCTTACGAAACGGTGCAGATCCAGGCCCAGGTCAGCGGACAAATTGTTTCCCGCGAATTCAAGGACGGCGCCGACGTGAAGAAGGGCGACCTCCTTTTCCTGATCGATCCGAAACCTTACGAAGCCGCGCTCGCCTCCGCGCAGGCTGACCTGGCGTTGAGTCAGGCGACGTTCAAACGCCAGGAGGAGCTGAAAGCAAAGAACGTTACCGCCAGCCAGGAATGGGACACGGCCCAGGCCAATGCGCGCCGATCCGAAGCCGCGGTCGCAGCGGCGCAGGTGAATCTCGACCGTTGCTACATCAAATCGCCGATCGATGGCCGCGCCGGTCTGCGCAACGTCGACATCGGGAATGTCGTCGGGCCGGGTGGGACAACGCCGCTGCTCACGATCATGGGTATGGACCCGATCTACACCGACTTCACGGTCGCGGAGCCGGACCTGCCACTCGTTAGGCGATATCTCAATAATCCGAATCTCAAAGTCGTGACGGACGCCGAGGAGGACAACATCGAACCGCGTGCCGGCACTCTCTACTTTATAGATAACGCGGTTCAAGCCGGCGCTGGGACCGTGAAACTTCGCGGCGTGACTCCGAACCCCGACCGCGCCCTCTGGCCTTCGCAGTTCGTGAAAGTGCGTTTGATTCTCGACGTCTTGAAAGACGCCAAGCTCATCCCGAGCACGGCCGTCCAGATCGGGCAGAACGGCCCCTATGTTTTCGTCGTGAAACCGGATTCGACCCTGGAGCTGCGGCAGGTGAAACCGGGTCAGCGGCAGAGCGACCTCACTGTCATCACCGACGGCGTGCAGATGGGGGAGATGGTCGTCACCTCCGGGCAGCTTCAGTTGTCGCCCGGGATGAAGGTAAATCCGCGTCCCGATGAATCGAATAGCGGCGAAAAACCGGCGGGTTCATCGGCCGGGAGCGCGGGTCACTAG
- a CDS encoding M4 family metallopeptidase, producing MKYYRLIRATAASTCLLLGAAFAWSAISSTTNPRAATPTRNSAAASAVTINPVAVAAFNNLRKSSRSEITGEVSRQTGNYRFVRASGGVLATADKSTTPQTRAKAFLAAHGALIGMSDPERASATAGNDLQAAAPTTDSIGMTHVRLNQFYHGIPVFGAQVVVHMNDQGITGVNGDYVGRISAGTVPYVTEASALEAAMSALQKTGAGEKWKVAKVETVIYPAGLLEGRPVVSRLAYSVTATGERSAEQVLVDAGTAAVLLHFPLHPSALYRTIYSPRYDPMNPDLFVQRKEGDPPSPAPFVNNLYDFAGQTYNLYSSAFGRDSYDAMGHHMISVYLINEQCPNAYWNGTSTNYCPIFDADDVVSHEWSHAYTEYTHGLIYAFQSGALNESYSDIFGETVDLINGSDGSGGSNNAEPYPNGQRWLVGEDLGQQVQELLLRDMYDPDRLGDPGKVSSPNYACGTDDGGGVHTNSGVPNHAYAFIVDGTQFLPGGSYNGQTITGIGLTKAAAIYFRAESVYQTPTTDFPAHAIALQSSCSDLIGANLNNLSTDSGTGTPSTEHITAADCQEVTKAMLAVEMSLPPVCATGPLLNPDAAPVCQAPTIIFSEDWESGEGAWTKTSMGYGTGLIDWEDATKMATRFFHLNSTLPGGRTGTAAFAINPAIGQPGGGTCAPGGDYSGSHTLDSPPITIPAGATTPMLIFDHYIASEAGVDGGQVEISTNGLPYQLLPRSEYVFNPPNTVYNQAAPIGNNTGPNPGEDAWTGTNLGGVAHGSWGTTLANLASVAQPGDTINIRFTWSQDGCNGVEGWYIDNIKVIQCPTLEAPVLSTGSDYQNPDPDGSYTLNWVRPTGATGPDLLQVSQEACAPLLFDDAEHGLMNWTTTTNGSGAINWTTGTKPQHAGTTFYAQGMENTVSADSYLTYNNPIPIPTGGQTFLNFSDWDNNEGDDNVLVEASVDNGTTWEALYIHNRSELGTGPVSFATEPLFQRSVSLANYGGQTIRLRFHYALGPDNRAGSTPFGWYVDDISIVNDAWFDVSSTAATSFLVQNQTNGTRCYRVRTTYTINGQMVEGPFSNVVSATVLLQGGPTPTPGPSGTPTPTPGGSVTPTPTPGPSATPHAQTVNLSTRLRVQTGDKVGIGGFIISGSGPKQVIVRALGPTLTQFGITDVLADPMLELHGPSGFVTVINNNWRDTQEAAIIASGLAPANNSESAIIATLSPGAYTAIVSGNGNTSGVGLVEIYDLNEAASSRLGNLSTRGFVSTGNDIVIAGFSIRAGILDLDRIVLRGIGPSLAPGSFPASAVLANPTLELRNSNGTVLIANNNWQDDPAQAAQLTAAGLAPSNDLESGISTTLAPGAYTALLSGVSGGTGIGLVEVFDLGLQP from the coding sequence ATGAAATATTACAGACTCATCCGCGCGACCGCGGCTTCCACTTGTCTCCTGCTTGGAGCAGCCTTCGCCTGGAGCGCGATCAGCTCCACCACGAACCCGCGAGCCGCCACTCCAACCCGAAATTCGGCAGCCGCTTCAGCAGTGACGATTAATCCGGTTGCCGTAGCAGCGTTCAACAATCTTCGGAAATCCAGCCGGTCCGAGATCACCGGTGAGGTCTCGCGCCAAACCGGCAATTATCGGTTCGTTCGCGCTTCCGGCGGAGTCCTGGCGACCGCCGATAAATCAACGACGCCGCAAACTCGCGCGAAAGCGTTCCTGGCCGCGCACGGCGCATTAATCGGAATGAGCGATCCGGAGCGCGCCTCCGCCACCGCCGGTAACGATCTCCAGGCCGCGGCGCCGACGACCGACTCGATCGGGATGACGCACGTGAGATTGAATCAGTTCTATCACGGCATTCCAGTCTTTGGCGCGCAGGTCGTCGTCCACATGAACGACCAGGGAATCACAGGCGTGAACGGAGATTATGTCGGCCGGATTTCGGCCGGGACGGTTCCGTATGTTACGGAGGCTTCAGCTCTCGAAGCGGCCATGAGTGCGCTGCAAAAGACGGGAGCCGGTGAGAAATGGAAGGTGGCGAAAGTTGAGACCGTCATTTATCCCGCCGGTTTGCTCGAAGGACGGCCGGTGGTTAGCCGGCTGGCCTATTCCGTCACCGCGACGGGAGAAAGATCGGCCGAGCAGGTCCTGGTCGATGCGGGAACAGCGGCGGTTTTGTTGCATTTCCCGCTCCATCCATCCGCGCTTTACCGGACCATTTACTCGCCGCGCTACGACCCCATGAATCCGGACCTCTTTGTTCAGCGCAAGGAAGGAGACCCGCCGAGTCCGGCGCCGTTTGTTAACAACCTCTACGATTTCGCGGGCCAGACCTACAACCTTTACTCATCTGCTTTCGGCCGCGATTCCTACGACGCTATGGGGCATCACATGATCAGCGTTTACCTGATCAACGAGCAGTGCCCGAATGCCTACTGGAATGGAACCTCCACGAACTATTGCCCGATCTTCGACGCCGACGACGTTGTTTCCCATGAATGGAGCCACGCCTACACCGAGTACACCCACGGACTCATCTACGCCTTTCAGTCCGGCGCGCTCAATGAATCGTACTCGGACATATTTGGCGAGACGGTCGACCTGATTAACGGATCGGATGGGTCGGGCGGAAGCAACAATGCCGAGCCGTACCCGAACGGGCAACGCTGGCTGGTCGGCGAAGACCTGGGCCAGCAAGTGCAGGAGCTTCTCTTGCGCGACATGTACGACCCCGATCGTCTCGGCGATCCCGGCAAGGTTTCCTCTCCAAACTATGCCTGTGGCACGGATGATGGCGGCGGAGTTCATACCAACTCGGGCGTGCCGAACCACGCCTATGCTTTTATCGTGGATGGGACGCAGTTTTTGCCCGGTGGTTCGTATAACGGCCAGACCATAACCGGCATCGGCCTAACGAAAGCTGCCGCGATCTATTTCCGCGCGGAATCGGTGTATCAAACGCCTACCACCGATTTCCCGGCGCACGCCATTGCGCTCCAAAGCTCCTGCAGCGATCTGATCGGAGCGAACCTGAATAATCTTTCCACCGATAGCGGGACGGGCACGCCTTCGACCGAACATATTACGGCCGCTGACTGCCAGGAGGTGACCAAGGCAATGCTGGCCGTCGAGATGAGCCTGCCGCCGGTCTGTGCGACTGGCCCCCTTTTGAATCCGGATGCAGCGCCGGTTTGCCAGGCGCCCACCATCATCTTCTCGGAGGATTGGGAGAGCGGTGAAGGTGCATGGACCAAGACAAGCATGGGCTACGGCACCGGTCTCATTGACTGGGAGGACGCCACCAAGATGGCGACCCGCTTCTTCCACTTGAATTCCACCCTGCCAGGTGGTCGCACCGGGACGGCTGCGTTTGCCATTAATCCAGCTATCGGTCAGCCCGGCGGTGGGACTTGCGCGCCGGGCGGCGATTATTCCGGCAGTCACACCCTTGATAGTCCCCCGATTACGATCCCAGCGGGGGCGACTACGCCCATGTTGATTTTCGACCACTATATCGCGAGCGAAGCGGGAGTGGATGGCGGCCAGGTGGAGATCAGCACGAATGGTCTTCCGTATCAGCTCCTCCCCCGGAGCGAGTACGTCTTCAACCCGCCGAACACCGTCTACAATCAGGCTGCGCCGATCGGCAACAACACCGGGCCCAATCCCGGTGAAGACGCATGGACCGGGACGAATCTCGGAGGGGTGGCCCACGGTTCGTGGGGAACTACTCTGGCCAATCTCGCGTCGGTCGCACAACCGGGCGATACGATCAATATCCGCTTCACCTGGAGCCAGGATGGCTGCAACGGCGTCGAAGGCTGGTACATCGATAACATTAAGGTCATCCAATGCCCGACTCTCGAAGCGCCCGTGCTTTCCACGGGAAGCGATTATCAGAACCCGGATCCGGACGGCTCCTACACGCTAAACTGGGTGCGGCCCACCGGCGCCACCGGCCCCGATCTGCTCCAGGTCTCGCAGGAAGCGTGCGCTCCTTTGCTCTTTGATGATGCCGAGCATGGCCTGATGAACTGGACCACCACGACGAATGGATCAGGAGCCATCAACTGGACGACAGGAACGAAACCGCAACATGCCGGCACTACCTTCTATGCCCAGGGAATGGAAAACACGGTCAGCGCGGACTCGTACCTTACCTACAACAACCCGATACCCATTCCGACCGGAGGACAGACATTCCTTAACTTCTCGGACTGGGACAACAACGAAGGCGACGACAACGTGCTGGTCGAAGCTTCCGTGGACAATGGAACAACCTGGGAGGCGCTCTATATTCATAATCGGTCGGAGCTAGGCACTGGCCCGGTATCGTTTGCCACCGAACCGCTTTTTCAACGTTCGGTGAGCCTTGCGAATTACGGAGGTCAGACCATCCGGCTGCGTTTCCATTATGCCCTCGGTCCGGATAACCGGGCCGGGTCGACGCCGTTTGGGTGGTACGTTGATGATATCTCCATCGTGAACGACGCCTGGTTTGACGTCAGCAGCACGGCCGCGACTTCGTTCCTGGTCCAGAACCAGACGAACGGGACTCGCTGTTACCGGGTGCGGACGACTTACACCATAAACGGCCAGATGGTGGAGGGTCCGTTCAGTAATGTCGTTAGTGCGACGGTTCTTCTCCAGGGTGGCCCCACACCTACTCCAGGTCCAAGCGGAACGCCGACGCCGACTCCGGGCGGATCGGTTACGCCTACTCCGACGCCGGGCCCAAGTGCCACGCCGCACGCCCAAACCGTTAATCTCTCGACTCGCCTGCGCGTTCAGACGGGCGACAAAGTGGGTATTGGTGGATTCATCATCAGCGGCAGCGGGCCCAAGCAGGTGATCGTACGCGCGCTCGGGCCTACCCTGACCCAATTCGGGATCACGGACGTGCTCGCCGACCCGATGCTCGAGCTGCATGGACCGAGCGGGTTCGTCACCGTAATCAACAACAACTGGCGCGACACCCAGGAAGCGGCCATCATCGCCTCCGGCCTGGCTCCGGCCAACAACTCCGAATCGGCGATCATAGCCACGCTAAGTCCGGGCGCCTATACGGCGATTGTCTCAGGAAACGGCAATACCTCGGGAGTTGGATTGGTGGAAATCTACGACCTCAATGAGGCGGCCAGTTCAAGACTGGGTAACCTCAGCACCCGCGGCTTCGTGAGCACCGGCAACGACATCGTCATCGCTGGTTTCTCGATCAGGGCCGGCATTTTGGATCTGGATCGGATTGTCCTGCGCGGGATCGGGCCCAGCCTTGCCCCGGGCAGCTTCCCTGCATCCGCGGTGTTGGCGAATCCAACCCTGGAGTTGCGCAATAGCAACGGAACGGTCCTGATTGCCAATAACAATTGGCAGGATGACCCCGCCCAGGCCGCTCAACTCACGGCCGCGGGGCTCGCGCCAAGCAACGACCTCGAATCCGGAATCTCGACGACCCTGGCGCCCGGCGCTTACACGGCTCTTCTTTCCGGGGTAAGTGGTGGAACCGGCATTGGTCTGGTAGAAGTCTTCGATCTCGGACTCCAACCCTGA
- a CDS encoding efflux RND transporter permease subunit — translation MSDYDEGTAPPGEPGEHRDGVPGEKTPGGKLVQFSSGLSKPFIQRPVMTMLLTASLIVFGILTFRQLAVNDLPAVDYPVISVSASYPGANPETMANTIATPLEKQFTQIPGLTLTTSSSTQGSTNITLQFDLDKSIIDASTDVQAAIQRASGQLPNDLPSPPRFEKSNPNDSPVMYIALTSDTLSDGDLYKYATSQVQQRINILPGVSQVQIFGVKSAIRIKVDPSALASRNITLDELSTAVRSGTSYSGAGQFDGKNTSLVLRPNGQISDAEGYRNLIIARGKDGAPVYLRDVANVVDSVQDERLSRKFFARGFNPPASTIVLAVSRQAGANAVEVARSINGLVPQMRLELPGSINLIPTFDRSLSIVHSVSDVQATLFIAFILVVLVIFVFLGRVRDTLIPVVALPLSILLTFLVMWALNYSINNLTLMALTLAIGFLVDDAIVFLENVVRRAEHGESIYRATLNSAGEISFTILSMTLSLAAVFIPLAFMPGLLGRIFREFAITIIVAIFASGLVSLTLTPLMCARLLREHHAGERKTWMERFTDSFFQPIRAFYSRSLDWFLDHGWLAVPILIACGVGVWFFFSSLPFTLLPTGDSGVIRGALLMQEGASPQQQRAMQEKLDPILQANPAVDKYFTIAGSGRAGSSGIFCVLFLKDAKERKPIEEVAMELRQTLNQIPGIFPTLNPGPVLQINIGASGSQFGRYSYTISGIDPDEVYAAADKLGEKLKSYEGFAAPPRSNLFRNQPNLDINVDRDRASMYGVSITKLQGLLRAAYSQNYVYLVKQPDDQYQVILEVDDADRSKPEDLRQLYIRPEGKDTLIPIRTLTKSTTNLGLQAVNHLNQFTSVTFGFDTKPDAPLGDVTNFIEKTAAEVLPPTVKGEMQGEGLVLQQLFKALPFLVLAAVFVMYVILGILYESYVHPVTVLSTLFPAVVGGLLTLWLFNSTLSLYSVIGLFLLMGIVKKNGIMIVDFALHRIDEGYDFRTAIHEASVERFRPIIMTTLAALMGAVPLALGYGADGSSRRPLGLVIVGGLIVSQLITLYITPVIYLALEWFQENVLDRVPFLRSGHMHHESDMGGGSSPAGVGAKESAPASAS, via the coding sequence ATGAGCGATTACGACGAGGGCACCGCGCCGCCGGGCGAACCCGGCGAGCACCGCGACGGCGTGCCGGGCGAGAAAACGCCAGGCGGCAAGCTCGTCCAATTTTCCTCGGGCCTTTCCAAGCCCTTCATCCAACGCCCGGTCATGACGATGCTGCTGACGGCGTCGCTGATCGTCTTCGGCATCCTGACTTTCCGGCAGCTGGCGGTCAATGACCTGCCGGCCGTCGATTATCCCGTCATCTCCGTTTCCGCGAGTTATCCGGGAGCAAACCCCGAGACGATGGCGAACACGATCGCGACGCCGCTCGAGAAACAATTCACCCAGATTCCCGGCCTGACGCTGACCACCAGCTCCAGCACGCAGGGGTCGACCAACATCACCCTCCAGTTCGATCTCGATAAGAGCATCATCGACGCCTCGACCGATGTGCAGGCCGCCATCCAGCGCGCCAGCGGGCAGTTACCTAACGACCTGCCCAGCCCGCCTCGGTTTGAAAAATCGAACCCGAACGATTCGCCGGTCATGTATATCGCGCTGACCAGCGATACGCTGAGTGACGGCGACCTTTACAAATACGCGACCTCTCAGGTCCAGCAGCGGATCAACATCCTGCCCGGCGTCTCACAGGTCCAGATTTTCGGCGTCAAGAGCGCGATCCGCATCAAGGTCGATCCTTCGGCGCTCGCCTCCCGCAACATCACGCTCGACGAACTCTCCACCGCGGTCCGCTCCGGCACCTCGTATTCCGGCGCCGGACAATTCGACGGAAAAAACACCTCGCTGGTTCTGCGCCCCAACGGCCAGATCTCCGATGCGGAGGGCTACCGAAATCTCATCATCGCTCGCGGCAAAGACGGAGCGCCGGTCTATTTGCGCGATGTCGCGAACGTAGTCGACAGCGTTCAGGACGAGCGCCTTTCTCGTAAATTTTTTGCGCGCGGCTTTAACCCACCGGCGTCCACGATTGTCCTCGCGGTTTCACGCCAGGCCGGGGCGAATGCGGTGGAGGTCGCGCGTTCCATCAATGGCCTCGTGCCGCAAATGCGCCTCGAGCTGCCGGGATCGATCAACCTGATCCCGACTTTCGACCGCTCGCTCAGTATCGTCCATTCGGTCTCCGATGTGCAGGCGACGCTTTTCATCGCGTTCATTCTCGTGGTCCTGGTGATCTTCGTCTTTCTGGGCCGCGTGCGGGACACGCTCATCCCGGTCGTAGCTCTGCCCTTGTCCATCCTGCTGACGTTCCTCGTCATGTGGGCGCTCAACTATTCGATTAACAACCTCACCCTGATGGCGCTCACCCTTGCCATCGGCTTCCTCGTGGATGACGCGATCGTGTTCCTGGAAAACGTCGTCCGCCGGGCGGAACACGGGGAATCGATCTACCGCGCGACGCTCAATAGCGCCGGCGAAATCTCTTTCACGATTCTATCCATGACGCTTTCCCTGGCGGCGGTCTTCATTCCGCTTGCCTTCATGCCGGGATTGCTCGGGCGAATCTTTCGCGAGTTTGCGATCACGATCATCGTGGCGATTTTCGCGTCGGGTCTGGTTTCGCTCACGCTGACGCCTCTCATGTGCGCGCGGCTTCTGCGCGAGCATCACGCCGGTGAGCGCAAGACCTGGATGGAGCGTTTCACCGACAGTTTCTTCCAGCCGATCCGCGCCTTTTATAGCCGGTCGCTTGACTGGTTTCTTGATCACGGCTGGCTGGCGGTGCCAATCCTCATCGCCTGCGGCGTCGGCGTCTGGTTCTTCTTTTCTTCCCTGCCGTTCACGCTTTTGCCGACCGGAGACAGCGGCGTAATTCGCGGCGCTTTGCTCATGCAGGAAGGCGCCTCGCCCCAGCAACAGCGCGCCATGCAGGAAAAACTCGATCCGATTCTTCAGGCGAATCCCGCCGTGGATAAATACTTCACCATCGCCGGCAGCGGACGCGCCGGGTCCTCCGGGATTTTTTGCGTTCTGTTTTTGAAGGACGCCAAGGAGCGGAAACCGATCGAAGAAGTGGCGATGGAACTGCGCCAAACCCTCAACCAGATCCCGGGCATTTTTCCGACCCTGAATCCGGGGCCGGTTCTCCAGATCAACATCGGCGCGAGCGGCAGCCAATTCGGACGCTACAGTTACACGATCAGCGGGATCGACCCGGACGAGGTTTACGCCGCGGCCGATAAGCTCGGCGAGAAGTTGAAGAGCTACGAGGGTTTTGCCGCGCCGCCGCGGTCGAACCTGTTTCGCAACCAGCCGAACCTCGATATCAACGTCGATCGCGACCGGGCCAGCATGTATGGCGTTTCCATCACCAAACTCCAGGGATTGCTGCGCGCCGCTTATTCCCAAAACTACGTCTATCTGGTCAAGCAGCCGGACGACCAATACCAGGTCATCCTCGAAGTGGACGACGCCGATCGGTCGAAGCCGGAAGATTTACGCCAGCTCTACATCCGCCCCGAGGGCAAGGACACCCTCATCCCGATCCGGACGCTGACGAAGTCGACGACGAATCTTGGCCTGCAGGCGGTCAATCACCTCAATCAATTTACCAGCGTCACTTTCGGATTCGATACCAAGCCCGACGCGCCGCTCGGCGACGTGACCAATTTCATCGAGAAAACCGCGGCCGAAGTCCTCCCGCCGACGGTAAAGGGCGAGATGCAGGGCGAAGGCCTTGTCCTGCAACAGCTCTTCAAAGCGTTGCCCTTTCTCGTCCTCGCGGCGGTCTTTGTCATGTACGTCATCCTCGGAATTCTTTACGAGAGTTACGTTCATCCGGTCACCGTGCTCTCGACCCTCTTCCCGGCGGTCGTGGGCGGTCTGCTTACTCTCTGGCTCTTCAATTCAACGCTCTCGCTTTATTCCGTGATCGGTTTGTTCCTGCTCATGGGCATCGTGAAAAAGAACGGCATCATGATCGTCGATTTCGCACTGCATCGGATCGATGAAGGCTACGATTTTCGGACCGCCATTCACGAAGCGAGCGTCGAACGTTTCCGCCCCATCATCATGACAACGCTGGCCGCGTTAATGGGCGCGGTCCCGCTAGCGCTCGGCTACGGCGCCGACGGATCATCGCGCCGTCCGCTCGGTCTCGTGATTGTTGGAGGCCTGATCGTTTCGCAGCTCATCACTCTTTACATCACGCCCGTGATCTACCTCGCGCTGGAGTGGTTCCAGGAGAACGTTCTCGATCGCGTCCCGTTCCTGCGCAGCGGCCACATGCACCACGAGTCCGACATGGGTGGGGGTTCGTCGCCCGCCGGAGTCGGTGCGAAGGAGTCCGCACCGGCGAGTGCGAGCTAA
- a CDS encoding glycosyltransferase family 39 protein, with product MSRTAAFVLVLLCWAAIYLPGLGSLEIKGEEGRRILPAVTMIESGNYLVPQVGSEPYFRKPPLVNWLVAASFKLTGVRNEWTARLPSVLCVLVVALAFLTVARRSLGPNGSLFGALIWLVNFGIIEKGRLIEIEALYVSLFGLALVCWLSWWQQRRSLWLTWTVPWIFLGLGLLAKGPLHLLFFYAVVIAVLYRAGELRKLLTPAHFLGLLIMTGILAAWAVPYWQMMRGSDVAGNWSAQLTGRFTGDDFKLGSWLLNIPRGLAYFLPWTLLLPLVGKTKWGRDEDRSLAHGLAWGAAVPFLLVNLLPGALPRYSMPALVPACWLMAMILAAPEVQWRGKILTEQRRRRWVVSMAIAAGILLCLYAVAVVPQLQRRAKVKPIAAKIDRRVPEGELLYALDPDYQPFLFYLRTRVVYVNRLEEVPANARYLLLQPEREREVLESQRWLPLRVQAIERITDYRNHTIVLAKVGE from the coding sequence ATGTCCCGCACGGCCGCGTTCGTTTTGGTACTTCTTTGCTGGGCAGCGATTTACCTGCCCGGGCTCGGGTCGTTGGAGATCAAGGGCGAAGAGGGCCGGCGCATCCTTCCCGCGGTAACTATGATCGAATCGGGGAACTACCTCGTTCCGCAGGTCGGCAGCGAGCCCTACTTCCGCAAACCGCCTCTCGTGAACTGGCTGGTCGCGGCCTCCTTCAAACTTACCGGCGTTCGCAATGAATGGACGGCCCGGCTGCCATCCGTCCTCTGTGTCCTGGTTGTCGCGCTGGCGTTCCTCACGGTCGCGCGTCGCAGCCTCGGTCCGAACGGCTCGCTCTTCGGCGCGCTTATTTGGCTGGTGAACTTCGGGATAATCGAAAAGGGCCGGCTCATCGAGATTGAAGCGCTTTACGTTTCGCTTTTCGGACTGGCGCTTGTCTGCTGGCTCAGTTGGTGGCAGCAACGTCGATCGTTATGGCTCACCTGGACGGTGCCCTGGATTTTTCTCGGGCTCGGCTTGCTCGCGAAAGGGCCGCTCCACCTGCTGTTTTTCTACGCGGTCGTCATCGCCGTTCTCTACCGCGCTGGGGAGCTGCGGAAACTACTGACGCCGGCGCATTTTCTCGGGCTCCTCATCATGACGGGAATCTTAGCCGCATGGGCGGTCCCGTATTGGCAGATGATGCGCGGCTCTGACGTCGCCGGAAACTGGTCGGCGCAATTGACCGGGCGTTTCACTGGCGATGATTTCAAGCTTGGAAGCTGGCTCCTGAACATTCCCCGTGGTCTCGCCTATTTTCTTCCGTGGACCTTGCTCCTGCCACTGGTCGGTAAAACCAAATGGGGGAGGGACGAGGATCGAAGCCTGGCGCACGGACTCGCCTGGGGTGCGGCGGTGCCGTTCCTTCTCGTCAACTTGTTGCCGGGAGCGTTGCCACGCTATTCGATGCCTGCGCTGGTTCCCGCCTGCTGGCTCATGGCCATGATCCTGGCCGCGCCGGAGGTGCAATGGCGCGGAAAAATTCTGACGGAACAGCGGCGCCGCCGGTGGGTAGTTTCGATGGCCATCGCCGCCGGAATCCTGTTGTGCCTCTATGCCGTGGCGGTCGTGCCGCAGCTGCAACGGCGGGCAAAAGTGAAACCGATCGCGGCCAAGATCGATCGTCGCGTGCCGGAAGGAGAGTTGCTCTATGCGCTCGATCCGGATTACCAGCCGTTCCTGTTTTATCTGCGCACTCGCGTGGTTTACGTGAACCGGCTGGAGGAAGTGCCGGCGAACGCCCGCTATTTGTTGCTCCAACCGGAGCGGGAACGCGAGGTGTTGGAGAGCCAGCGCTGGTTGCCGTTGCGCGTCCAGGCGATCGAACGCATCACCGATTACCGGAACCACACGATCGTTTTGGCGAAGGTAGGCGAGTAA
- a CDS encoding efflux RND transporter permease subunit produces MMIVDFALHRIDEGYDLRTAIHEASVERFRPIIITTLAALMGAVSLALGYGADGSSRRPLGLVIVGGLIVSQLITLYITPVIYLALEWFQENVLDRVPFLRSGHMHHEADTATGATKGLQPSSVSIQ; encoded by the coding sequence ATCATGATCGTCGACTTCGCTCTCCACCGGATTGATGAAGGTTACGATCTTCGCACCGCGATTCATGAAGCGAGCGTCGAACGTTTTCGCCCCATCATTATCACAACCCTGGCCGCGTTGATGGGGGCGGTGTCGCTCGCGCTCGGCTACGGCGCCGACGGATCATCGCGCCGTCCGCTCGGTCTCGTCATCGTTGGCGGCTTGATCGTTTCGCAGCTCATCACTCTTTACATCACGCCGGTGATCTACCTCGCGCTGGAGTGGTTCCAGGAGAACGTTCTCGATCGCGTCCCGTTCCTGCGCAGCGGCCATATGCACCACGAAGCCGACACCGCCACCGGGGCGACAAAAGGGTTACAGCCATCCTCAGTTAGTATTCAGTAA